Proteins encoded in a region of the Mycolicibacterium duvalii genome:
- the truA gene encoding tRNA pseudouridine(38-40) synthase TruA, which translates to MDMPAIDSDGGHVRLRLDIAYDGTDFAGWATQAGQRTVAGVIDDALTTIFGSPVVTRAAGRTDSGVHATGQVAHVDVPEQALSRAYPRTVRPGQTEFGPLVRRLGRMLAEDVRVLRIIRAAPGFDARFSALRRHYVYRLSTAPYGVEPQDARFATPWPRPVDVDAMHAAGRQLLGLRDFAAFCRHRAGATTIRELQRLDCVRDGDRIAVFVSADAFCWNMVRSLVGALLAVGEHRRDAAWLQQLLTASRRSSDFAAAPARGLTLIGVDYPPDDQLGARIEITRDLRSADDLG; encoded by the coding sequence ATGGACATGCCCGCCATCGACTCCGATGGCGGGCATGTTCGTTTACGGCTCGACATCGCCTACGACGGCACCGATTTCGCGGGTTGGGCCACCCAGGCCGGGCAGCGCACCGTCGCCGGCGTCATCGACGACGCGCTGACGACGATCTTCGGCTCGCCGGTGGTGACCCGGGCGGCGGGCCGGACCGACTCCGGCGTGCATGCCACCGGCCAGGTCGCGCATGTCGACGTGCCGGAACAGGCGCTGTCGCGGGCCTATCCGCGTACGGTCCGGCCAGGACAGACCGAGTTCGGGCCGCTGGTGCGGCGGCTGGGCCGGATGCTGGCCGAGGATGTGCGGGTCCTCCGGATCATCCGAGCCGCACCGGGGTTCGACGCCCGCTTCTCCGCGCTGCGCCGCCACTACGTGTACCGGTTGTCCACCGCGCCCTACGGTGTCGAACCGCAGGACGCCCGGTTCGCCACCCCGTGGCCACGCCCCGTGGACGTGGACGCGATGCACGCCGCGGGTCGACAGTTGTTGGGGTTGCGCGACTTCGCCGCGTTCTGCCGGCACCGGGCCGGCGCCACGACGATTCGGGAGCTGCAACGGCTGGACTGTGTGCGCGACGGGGACCGGATCGCGGTGTTCGTCAGCGCCGACGCGTTCTGCTGGAACATGGTGCGGTCCCTGGTGGGGGCGCTGCTGGCGGTCGGTGAACACCGCCGCGACGCCGCATGGCTGCAGCAGCTGCTGACCGCCAGCCGGCGCTCCAGCGACTTCGCCGCCGCACCGGCGCGGGGGCTGACGCTGATCGGTGTCGACTACCCGCCTGACGACCAACTCGGCGCGCGCATCGAGATCACCCGGGATCTGCGCAGCGCCGACGACCTGGGCTGA
- the rplQ gene encoding 50S ribosomal protein L17 — MPKPTKGPRLGGSSSHQKALLANLATALFEHGRIKTTEPKARALRPYAEKLITHAKKGTLHNRREVMKKIRDKDVVHVLFAEIGPFFADRNGGYTRIIKVENRKGDNAPMAVIELVREKTVTSEADRARRAAGAQKVAAAAAPQAAVEPEATEGPEAEEAQAVEETPIADEAEVETPGTVSEDEKADDK, encoded by the coding sequence ATGCCCAAGCCCACCAAGGGTCCTCGCCTCGGCGGATCGTCGTCGCACCAGAAGGCGCTGCTGGCCAACCTGGCTACCGCGCTGTTCGAGCACGGCCGCATCAAGACCACCGAGCCCAAGGCGCGAGCGTTGCGGCCGTACGCGGAGAAGCTGATCACCCATGCCAAGAAGGGCACGCTGCACAACCGGCGTGAGGTGATGAAGAAGATCCGCGACAAGGACGTCGTGCATGTCCTGTTCGCCGAGATCGGGCCGTTCTTCGCCGACCGCAACGGCGGCTACACCCGCATCATCAAAGTCGAGAACCGCAAGGGCGACAACGCTCCGATGGCGGTCATCGAGCTGGTGCGGGAGAAGACCGTGACCTCGGAGGCCGACCGGGCCCGCCGCGCTGCCGGCGCCCAGAAGGTCGCCGCCGCTGCCGCGCCGCAGGCCGCGGTGGAGCCGGAGGCGACCGAGGGGCCCGAGGCCGAGGAAGCGCAGGCGGTGGAGGAGACTCCGATCGCCGACGAGGCCGAGGTCGAGACCCCAGGTACCGTGTCCGAGGACGAGAAGGCTGACGACAAGTAG
- a CDS encoding DNA-directed RNA polymerase subunit alpha, which yields MLISQRPTLSEEVIAEDRSQFVIEPLEPGFGYTLGNSLRRTLLSSIPGAAVTSIRIDGVLHEFTTVPGVKEDVTDIILNLKGLVVSSEEDEPVTMYLRKQGPGEVTAGDIVPPAGVTVHNPDMHIATLNDKGKLEVELVVERGRGYVPAVQNKASGAEIGRIPVDSIYSPVLKVTYKVEATRVEQRTDFDKLILDVETKNSISPRDALASAGKTLVELFGLARELNVEAEGIEIGPSPAEADHIASFALPIDDLDLTVRSYNCLKREGVHTVGELVARTESDLLDIRNFGQKSIDEVKIKLHQLGLSLKDSPASFDPSEVAGYDVATGTWNSDAGYDSAYEADDNQDYAETEQL from the coding sequence ATGCTGATTTCTCAGCGCCCCACCCTGAGCGAAGAAGTCATCGCCGAGGATCGCTCCCAGTTCGTCATCGAACCGCTGGAGCCCGGTTTCGGCTACACCCTGGGCAATTCGCTGCGTCGCACGCTGCTGTCGTCGATCCCCGGCGCGGCGGTCACCAGCATCCGCATCGACGGTGTGCTGCACGAGTTCACCACCGTGCCCGGCGTGAAGGAAGACGTCACCGACATCATCCTCAACCTCAAGGGTCTGGTCGTCTCGTCCGAGGAGGACGAGCCGGTGACCATGTACCTGCGCAAGCAGGGTCCCGGTGAGGTCACCGCCGGCGACATCGTGCCGCCGGCCGGTGTCACGGTGCACAACCCGGACATGCACATCGCGACGCTGAACGACAAGGGCAAGCTCGAGGTCGAGCTGGTCGTCGAACGGGGCCGCGGGTACGTGCCGGCCGTGCAGAACAAGGCCTCGGGTGCCGAGATCGGCCGTATCCCGGTCGATTCCATCTACTCGCCGGTGCTGAAGGTCACCTACAAGGTGGAGGCCACCCGCGTCGAGCAGCGGACCGACTTCGACAAGCTGATCCTCGATGTCGAGACCAAGAACTCGATCAGCCCGCGGGACGCGCTGGCCTCGGCCGGTAAGACGCTGGTCGAACTGTTCGGTCTGGCACGGGAACTCAACGTCGAGGCCGAGGGCATCGAGATCGGGCCGTCGCCGGCCGAAGCCGATCACATCGCGTCGTTCGCGCTGCCCATCGACGATCTGGATCTCACCGTGCGGTCCTACAACTGCCTCAAGCGCGAGGGAGTGCACACCGTCGGTGAGCTGGTCGCCCGCACCGAGTCGGATCTGCTGGACATCCGCAACTTCGGTCAGAAGTCCATCGACGAGGTGAAGATCAAGCTGCACCAGCTCGGCCTGTCGCTCAAGGACAGCCCGGCAAGCTTCGATCCGTCCGAGGTCGCCGGATACGACGTCGCCACCGGTACCTGGAACAGCGACGCCGGCTACGACTCGGCGTATGAGGCCGACGACAACCAGGACTACGCCGAAACCGAACAGCTCTAA